AAGCTGGTGCGGAAACTACGGATAACAGGTAGCCCGATCTGGTAccataatatcttttaatttgaCAATCTATTGGCTTTAGGGGTAAGATTTCTATGCATAAAGATTGCGTCTGGACTcttggaaaaaaaaaaaaaaaggtaaaggCTAATAACTGGGTGAGTGGCTGTTCCGGCTTGTGGGCTCAAATCGTTAGGCTAAATGATCGTCTCGAAGGATTGGCCAAACGCAGAAGAACCGCCCTAAAACTGTTCGTTCCGGACCTGAGCAGGATCAGACTTTCTGGGAACGGATCCTTAGATGACGCAAGGACCGGTCGATTGCGTAATTCAGTTACGCAAATGTGTCAAGTTCCACATTTATGACAAGAGCTTGTCACGTCAGGAGCCGTCACTGGGCGGGAGACGCGTGTTCCAAGCCAAGAGGTGCCAGAAGCTTTGTGTCCACATCGTTAGTGTGGCCACTACCACAGCTTAAAATCGAACTTACACAGATTGTGTTGGAGCCAAAATGAGGGGTGCCAGGATGATTACAAAAGTGAGGTGAAACATCCAGGGCGTGTCCGGCTTGTGATGGTGGTGTATTCCCAACTGTCAAACCGGGCCGCGATGGTTTATGTTGGAAGATGAATCAGGCCATTGTTCAGGTCTGGTGATAGATAGGTAATGCGGGTGAGGTTTAATGTTATAACCAAGTTATTGGCAGCTAAGAAGCTAGTTTATATCAAAGGGGGAAGCGTCTTTATACACATGATATGAAATATCATCCTTCGTAATCGGGTCAAACGCGTCTTGGGTGCACGGTTCTTCCATTTCCGGGATCCTGCCGCATCCGACTGCCTGGTCTGACATTAGGTCATGGTACATACCACTTACAGGACCGTCAAGTCCGTAGCAAATAAGTTGTATAGTTATATTCAATATCCCGATTCTCCCATGCCTAACATTTTAGCCCACTACTCTACTAATAGTGCCTTAATTGTAAAATATGCTTCACTTCCGGTGCAAGGGAATTTTCCGCCTAGGGATAATACCATATTTATCTGTTAAATTCCGTTGTCATTACATTGCAATGACACCCCTCTGAATGTGCGCTGTCTCGTCGACTAGTGGCATGCACTTAAAGACTTTTGGGAAATCATTCAAGCACTTACTGCGTGCCTCCAAGTGACCGGGTTTTGTGCTGATGCCTTTTAGAGGGTTGAGATTGACGTATTTTTCCCGGCCATTTACCAGCAGGGGCCCTTGTCCAGTAAGCAGCCCCTGGATGTAGTTTAAGGCAATGCCTTCACAGTTGAAGACTTCGTCAACATAATCTGGAATCTTGGATATGGTGCTATCGTTGGACTAGTAATAGTCCATGAAGGAGATGTGTGAGAAATATAGATTGGTGAGGATCATTGAGTAGTCATCACGCTCCGTTCTCGAACAGAAATTGTAGTTGTAGATACCCTCTGCGCTGATGTCGGAGCAGCGAGCGAGGGCGCCGGTGAGACGATCTCGGCCGAACTTCGTCCACGTCTGAAAGACAAATTCAAGATCCTTGGGGCGCTAGTAGACATCGTCATCAGTCAAGAGGATAGCTTGGGTCTTGAAATTAGGATCGGGTCGGAACTTCTCGTTGAGACTGTCTTTCAGAGCCATCCGAAATCGCACAGGAACCCCATGTTTTGATTCAAAGGTCATAGGAAGTTCTGCTTCGAGATCTCCCCAGACGACAATAATTTCATAAAGCGAAGGGATTCTTTCTTCGAGAAGAACCGTTAAAATGTGGTTCAGTTCCTTTGGACGTCGGTAAGTCAGCATAGCAACACTATAATGAAATAGAATTTCGTGGTTAGCATTCAGCatgaagagaaaaaagaaaaaagaagaaaaaaaaaaaaccagcATTAACCAATATCTCATGTGTAAGGCAAAGACGAGAAGGCTGTGTTCGAGCAGTGGGAGAGCTTGGTAGACTCACGTGAATTTATCGTCAGCTAAATGGCTATACTTGGTCCTGGCCTCATTCCAGATATCCTGGCGGCCCCTTTGCTTCGTGCTGACGCAAGTGACTGGTCGGGACAAGAGTCCGACGGGGAACAAGTTCTCGCCGACTTCCGAACCACAGATGCTGACGATGATAACTGCCACGATAATGGAGAAGATAACAAGCATGGTGAAGACGCGACGGAAAAAGCGCCAAAGAAAAGAGCTGAGATAGTGGCAGGCCGTTTCGAGAAATTGATTCCTGAAGCTGTTGGGTCGTAAAACATGGTACATTTTCGCGTGTCTAACGTTGTTGGCCGCCCACTGGGAATGGTGATTAGATTTTTTAGTCTCGACGAGCGAGCCTCCCGTATTCTCACGCCGGGCTTGTTCGAGACCTGGCTCACCAGTTGCGGATAGGTACCACACGAGAACTTGAAAGGCCTGGCGAGCACGTCGATATGAAAGGTTTAGGGCAGCGAGACGAGGGAGATGATAAAATGAGATAAAAATGAAGGGTGCCTGGCTGTTTGTCCACAGGCGTTATGTGTGTGGTGTGCCTATGCCTGGAGAAGCCGGGAAGGGGGAAGCTTGTCTCGCTCGGCGCGATCTGTACGAGGACCAGATGAGGTAAGTGCAGATTCGGGGGCAATCGCATCGGGGCAAAAGCTGGGTGCGGCGAGATTCTTGGGTCAAAAGACTGAGAATAAATAGAATGTACAAATACTGCGATAATGGAAACACGACGCGTGTTGTGTCCCGTCTAATGAGCCGGCCAATCGACGGCTGCAGGTCCCAGAGACCGGCAGTGTCGAGTTGTGGGGCCTTAGCTTCGTATCAACTGCTGATAAAAAAGTCGTAAAGCTGGCCATCCATCATGAGAACCTCGATCCTGACTGTGAAATTGTTTACCAATCAACGCTGATAAACCTTATGGCTCGGGATTGCCCCCGAACCCTGCCATACTTGTCCTTCCGCGTGAAAGGGCTGTCTCATACTCGAAACCTTAACGCAGCCAAGCACTAGTAGTGGGGTAGTCTGACGACGCTCTGATGTATAGGGAATTGATTGCGGCCGTGCGTAACAAATTGTCTGTATTTATGAACGATGCTGGGGGGCTGGGAGTGTTTCACTAAAGGCAGAGGTTATCCCTCGTCTTTTGACCGTCAAATGATCGTCCTCTGATTCAACCCTGCCTCGTTCATCCAGTTATGCGTGGGAAACTCCAGCTGCTGGCGATACCACTCGTCGCTTTCGTTGTTATTGTATGGACCTTGTATTCACAGAGGCACTATTTGACCACAAACTACGCCGCGCATAGAGGTCAGCACGTACATGACGAGTTGCACTCAATCCCTGTGTCAGATGGTATGTTCTTTCCCTGTGCTACTGGCAAGCGCTTGACGGTGGAAAACAGTATCTAATTTGCTTGTCAAATAGGCGACATCCTTCCGGCAGCGAACGTCTCGGCCTACCTCAAAGCCATTTTCTACCGCCAGTCGGCGGAGCTTCCGAGTTTCCAGTGTCCCCGTATAAATACAACAAGATACAACTCTCTTGTCGAGGCCCCAGGGTCCTCAAACCCTACCATCAGATATTACCTGGCGCTCGATCTACGGCAAAATCTGATCCTCCTGCCTCGTCTGATTGGTAGTGTTGTAGAAGCCATTCAGTTCCTCGGCCCTCGACACTGCATGCTCTCCGTCGTCGAGGGCAACTCTCCTGACGGCACTGGCGACGTTCTGGCGGCCCTCCGCTCTCATCTTGAAGCTCTTGGGATAACCTACTTCTTCCAGTCATCACCCATCGACCCCACCAAGACTGAGCGCATTTCTAGCCTCGCAGCGTTGCGCAACTTGGCGCTGCAGCCTTTATTCGAGCATCGCAATAAAGTCAGCAGAGATACAACCATTATCTTCTCGAACGATGTGACAGCATGCCCAGATGACATTCTTGAGCTTGTTTACCAAAGAAAATCCCTTGGAGCTGACATGACCTGTGCCATGGACTGGAACCTCAAAACCCCGAGATTCTACGATGTTTGGATCGCCCGAGGCATGAACGGTGACTCCTTCTTCGATGTCCCCAATGGTGACTGGGGAAAATCGTCAGAGCTGTTTTGGAATGCGAAAGAAACCCGAGCTCGGTTTGACGCGAAACGACCATTCCAAGTATTCGCTTGTTGGAACGGCGCCGCCGTATTTGGAGCTCAACCCATCCTCGAAAATCTGCGCTTCAGGGCCGCCAAAAAGAATGAATGCCCGCAGGGCGAGCCGCAGCTGTTCTGTAAGGATTTGTGGTACCGGGGATATCACAAGATCGCAGTTGTGCCATCTGTCAACCTCGAGTACAAACTTCACATGGGGAGGAAAATCAAGGAAAAAATGGGCTTTACGTCGGATGTTGTCTCAAAACACGATCTAGCCGGAGACTGTATCAAGTGGAAGTCGGATCCTCCGGCCGAGGTCAAGTGTATCGCGGCTTGGAATGACCAGTATTGGCTACCATGGAACGAGTCATTGCCGTAGCATCTGCGCTCAGGTTAGAGAAGTCAGTGTGCATAAAATGCCTGTCCTCACCAAGCCATTGATAACTATATATAGGATACTGGCTGAtaataagagaaagaagTTGCAGGAACGTGTAATAATGCATTCCAAGCGGATAGTTGCTGCCCGCATCTACTCTTCTCGTGGGGTCGTTTTGCGGAGTAATTTCGGGAAATCATATATGATTACATAACTACCATCTGATAAGTGGCAGCCCCGACGTGTACCGCCGGCGGTGCAAATAGAATCACATGATAATTACACCGCCGGCGGTATAAATAGgatctcttatataagcccgactttatatatatataagtaagagatATTCCTCTCCTATCTATTAAAATagcatttatttatataattaaagagattaaaagacctattatatatatagctacctagaagataatatattattaattagtaatatattagtctacCTTAagttatagaaaatatataatgccttctcttatattacttaataatatagctcttaagtaaattactttaatatatataatatataaaataagcctCTCTCCCTTAAAGAATATtgtatttctttattaaataatattataaaaatatataattagaattaaacttagtattaaaacttataagacttttttatttttattaataatatattaatattaactaaggtaatatatttaataaatatatatatcttagttattttatatattattattagtaattaataataaaagtaataccttaataatccttatataataattatatatttcccaagggataaaccagtcatatcaggtttatattagcaaagagtactaggcatagtctaagcaatagggtataagttatatctagtaatatacttaaaggtactaagtataactaagttatattaatagctagggtaactactatataagaaaatataataaatatatttgatatacttatagtttaatctttagactaatatcttttagttttaatctaaggtaagacgaatatttttaatatttaatcactagattaatataaataatatttagtccctttagtccttatttaattaaagtatttttactATATTTCTCCgcttagcctatattatagctataatataaggttcctcttttattaattttatccttaagactagttttagtaattaagtattattaataaataactctaatttataaaaatctttttttattaatataatattaggctaagtttctaagtatatttctttataaaaacttttaaaagtataaagtctttttacttatattaaggccttttattttaagattataccttatatttattatttctattaagatttattttataaaatagtatttaattattttaattcttattttaattatattaatataaaggttatacataataaagctaatatagcttttttttataaatatatattaatacttttttatagctattaattaatcttttataattataaaaaatatctaagagtataAGCGCCTAAAAGATAAAGAGGCTAAGGTAAAAATTACCTTAGAGAAAGTAATAactaagcttacttatatctagaaataaaaaagattacttaaaatatataataataaggcctttaagcgtaacttatatatcttagaggAGTTAGgtaagctctataaggagttatttattattataaaggtatattcctttagggctattattttaattaattaaaatactattagtcttaataagcctatacttagtagtattaatagaaattctttaagaggtattatatattaataagatattttaggaattcttaggtattttctaagtttaagtagtttttttatttaatacaatatattattttattagtaattttatttatattaaaaatagcttttataatatttttttttaatttattaatttttatttctaatttattactaattttaatttaaataatattttttattaatttaagtaataaaatataaaagattaaataaagcttaaccttaagtaataagtttagtttataattatattttaaaagtttttattt
The window above is part of the Fusarium falciforme chromosome 3, complete sequence genome. Proteins encoded here:
- a CDS encoding uncharacterized protein (Related to alpha-1,3-mannosyltransferase), whose protein sequence is MRGKLQLLAIPLVAFVVIVWTLYSQRHYLTTNYAAHRGQHVHDELHSIPVSDGDILPAANVSAYLKAIFYRQSAELPSFQCPRINTTRYNSLVEAPGSSNPTIRYYLALDLRQNLILLPRLIGSVVEAIQFLGPRHCMLSVVEGNSPDGTGDVLAALRSHLEALGITYFFQSSPIDPTKTERISSLAALRNLALQPLFEHRNKVSRDTTIIFSNDVTACPDDILELVYQRKSLGADMTCAMDWNLKTPRFYDVWIARGMNGDSFFDVPNGDWGKSSELFWNAKETRARFDAKRPFQVFACWNGAAVFGAQPILENLRFRAAKKNECPQGEPQLFCKDLWYRGYHKIAVVPSVNLEYKLHMGRKIKEKMGFTSDVVSKHDLAGDCIKWKSDPPAEVKCIAAWNDQYWLPWNESLP
- a CDS encoding uncharacterized protein (Related to exostosin-like 3), yielding MLVIFSIIVAVIIVSICGSEVGENLFPVGLLSRPVTCVSTKQRGRQDIWNEARTKYSHLADDKFTVAMLTYRRPKELNHILTVLLEERIPSLYEIIVVWGDLEAELPMTFESKHGVPVRFRMALKDSLNEKFRPDPNFKTQAILLTDDDVY